CCAATGCCGGTGCCAATCACAACGCCAATTTGCTCAGCATTGAGATCGGTGACATCTAGCTGGGCATCGGCGATCGCTTGCTTGCTTGCAACTACCGCAAACTGGGCAAACCGATCCATCCGCTTGACATCTTTCCGGTCTAGATAGTCCAGCGGCTCAAAATCTTTTACTTCTCCCGCAATGCGGCAAGCATGGCGAGACGCATCAAACAAGGTAATTGGAGCAATACCGTTTTTGCCGGCTAGTAACCCGTCCCAGTAGTCAGACAAGGTATTACCAATCGGCGTGACGGCTCCCATACCGGTCACAACGACTCGCTTATAATCAGAACCTGCACGTACCATGGCTTCAGGCGTAAGGGACGTTAACAACGACCTGCAATGACGTGAGCCATCGCAGCACTGCGGCTGACAACAATTGTGATGGTGCTGCCTACAGTTTGATACAAACTTGAATCTCAAACATGATGCAAACGAGCGATCGCCCTTAACCTACTTAACAGGTGGCAATGCGGTGAACCATGCCCCCTTTCACCGCAGGCGATCGCGTTTGGGGGAAGCCATCAACTATGCTGCGGCTTTGCTGTTGATGTAATCGACGGCAGATTGCACCGTGGCAATTTTTTCAGCCGCTTCATCAGGAATTTCAATGTCGAATTCTTCTTCCAGGGCCATGACTAATTCCACCGTATCGAGGGAGTCTGCACCCAAGTCATTGGCGAAACTTGCTTCCGGTTTCACTTCGTTAATATCAACACTGAGTTGATCTGCAACTATCTTCTGAACTTTCAGAAACGTGTCGTCTTGGCTCATAGTTTTCCTTCTGCTTTTGACGTAGCCTATACGAGCGGTTAATGGATGCCTTTTTTGCCCAGACCCACACCGATCTCAACAATGTACTCACCCCATACAGGCATTCCTGGGTCAGAGCGTGAGCATTCCTCCATCTTATCGGAAAGCGTGACCCCCTTTGCAGGGATCTCATCTCGGGGTGGAGTCTACTTGCAGAACAAATGCCCTACAGACCGCAACAAGCCTTACTGGCTCTAGAATTCAGTGTTTGTTGGCTTCCTAGATCGCGATCGCTTCGTGCGCTGAAACGGCAAAACTCTCTCGGACTCCCCAGGACGTGACCCTTGCTGGACAAGCTCGCCCCTAAGAGACTGCGGTTCTATCCTGAGGCAACAGGACAAACCCAGCCCATCTTTGTACAATCTTCACTAGTACAAGTTTCGCAACAGTACAAATTTCGCAACCGGTGTAAGAACGGCACCTTCTGGCATTCTCCCCATGGATCTTCCACTGGTTTACCATCCTGGCTACGTCGCCCCCCTACCCTCCACCCATCGCTTTCCGATGGTCAAGTTTCGGCGACTTCACGACCTGCTGATCTCCAGCGGGATTGCCCAGCCCCATCAATTCCACCAGCCAGCCGAACCGCCCAAGGACTGGTTTGAGCTTGTACATCACCCCGTCTACGTGCAGCAATACTGCACGGGATCCCTAGACACCAAGGCCCAACGCCGCATTGGTCTACCTTGGAGCGAGAGCCTCATGAACCGCACGCGCATCGCCATCGGTGGCACGGTGCTCACGGCTACCCTAGCTCTTAAGCATGGACTGGCCTGCAACACAGCGGGGGGTACCCACCATGCTTTTCCAGATTATGGGTCAGGGTTTTGTATTTTCAACGATTTAGCGATCGCCGCCCGCGTGATCCAGCATCAGGGGCTGGCCCAGCGCATTCTGATCCTCGACCTCGATGTTCACCAAGGGGACGGCACCGCCCTCATTTTTCAGCAAGACGACAGCGTCTTCACGTTTTCCATGCACTGCGAGGCCAATTTTCCAGGGCGAAAACAGGTGAGCGATTTAGACGTGCCGCTGCCCATTGGCATGGAAGACGAGGACTATCTCAAAACCCTAGACCGCTATCTGCCCGATCTCCTCTCCCAGGTCAAACCCGATCTGGTGCTCTACGATGCTGGCGTTGATCCCCACGTGAGCGATCGCTTGGGCAAACTAGCCCTCACCGATCACGGCATCTTCTGTCGCGAAATGCAGGTATTGCAAACCTGTGTCTCCCAGGGCTATCCAGTAGCCTGTGTGATTGGCGGCGGCTACAGTGACGACTTTGAAGCCTTGGTCTATCGCCATTCTCTCCTGCATCGAGCCGCCAGCACCGTCTATCGCCACCAGCGCCTCTAGCCGAGACGCCCCCTACCGTAAGCGCTCTGGCTGCGGGGGATAGTCTGGTGAAACCAACGGCGGCGATCGCCGCCAGCCTCGCAGTGGGATCACCGTTGGGGCGGAGCGGCGGGGCAAGCGGCGGAGCGATCGCTGTCGAGAGGGCGTGCGCAGACCTTGAGCAATCAGCCGCAGCACCGTCCACAGCAGCAGGATGAGACTGCTCAGGAAAAAAACTAGCGACGCCACAATCAAGCCATTCCAAGGCACAAATGCCCGCAGGGCCAATAAACCAGTGCTACCCAGATTGGCGGCTAGGGCATAGTACACCAGCAGCAGCAACTGGCGCTCCTGACGATAGCGACGACGCACGTCCTGCACCTTCTCACGCAAGTCTGGCGGGCGATCGCTAGGGGGCAGATCCCCCGCCATCGACCGATTCCAAACCTGGCTGATGTCCTGAAGCTGCTGCCAAGCACGCTGCTGGCGTAGCGCCAACACCAGCAGCACAACGACACATATCCCTCCCAAGATCAGCGAATTCAAGATGAGCTGCAGAAGCTGATTGGTTTGTTCAATCGACATCATGGCGATGGGCCTCGCACGAGTTGAATCGTTAGGTTGCTATAACTCTAGATTTAAGTAC
This portion of the Leptolyngbya sp. CCY15150 genome encodes:
- the acpP gene encoding acyl carrier protein, with the translated sequence MSQDDTFLKVQKIVADQLSVDINEVKPEASFANDLGADSLDTVELVMALEEEFDIEIPDEAAEKIATVQSAVDYINSKAAA
- a CDS encoding histone deacetylase, whose product is MDLPLVYHPGYVAPLPSTHRFPMVKFRRLHDLLISSGIAQPHQFHQPAEPPKDWFELVHHPVYVQQYCTGSLDTKAQRRIGLPWSESLMNRTRIAIGGTVLTATLALKHGLACNTAGGTHHAFPDYGSGFCIFNDLAIAARVIQHQGLAQRILILDLDVHQGDGTALIFQQDDSVFTFSMHCEANFPGRKQVSDLDVPLPIGMEDEDYLKTLDRYLPDLLSQVKPDLVLYDAGVDPHVSDRLGKLALTDHGIFCREMQVLQTCVSQGYPVACVIGGGYSDDFEALVYRHSLLHRAASTVYRHQRL